From Vulpes vulpes isolate BD-2025 chromosome 7, VulVul3, whole genome shotgun sequence, one genomic window encodes:
- the GTPBP10 gene encoding GTP-binding protein 10 isoform X1 — MVRCSCVWFRKYGNFIDNLRIFTRGGSGGMGYPRLGGEGGKGGDVWVVAHKRMTLKQLKDKYPQKRFVAGEGANSRVSALKGSKGKDCEIPVPVGISVTDENGKVIGELNKEKDRILVAEGGLGGKLLTNFLPLKGQKRVIRLDLKLIADIGLVGFPNAGKSSLLSQISHAKPAIADYAFTTLKPELGKIMYNDFKQISVADLPGLIEGAHMNKGMGHKFLKHIERTRQLLFVVDIFGFQLSSQTQYRSAFETIILLIKELELYKEELQRKPALLAVNKMDLPGAQDKFHILMHQLQNPKDFLHLFEKNMIPKRTMEFQHIIPISATTGEGIDELKNYIRKSLDEHANQEDDACHKKQLLNLQISNTVSYSEPPPESPVTSPR; from the exons ATGGTGCGCTGCAGTTGCGTGTGGTTCAGAAAG taTGGAAACTTCATTGATAACCTAAGAATCTTCACCAGGGGAGGAAGTGGTGGAATGGGTTACCCTCGTTTAGGCGGAGAAGGTGGAAAAGGTGGTGACGTCTGGGTTGTAGCCCATAAGAGAATGACTTTAAAACAACTTAAAGACAAATATCCTCAGAAACGGTTTGTGGCTGGAGAAGGAGCAAATAGTCG agtTAGTGCACTGAAAGGATCCAAAGGAAAAGACTGTGAAATTCCTGTACCTGTGGGTATTTCAGTAACTGATGAAAATGGTAAAGTTATAG GAGAACTcaataaagagaaagacagaatttTGGTAGCTGAAGGAGGTCTTGGTGGTAAATTACTCACAAATTTCTTACCACTGAAAGGCCAGAAACGAGTCATTCGCCTTGATCTAAAACTTATAGCTGATATAGGCCTAGTGGG attccCAAATGCTGGAAAATCCTCTTTGCTAAGTCAGATTTCTCATGCAAAACCTGCAATTGCAGATTATGCAT ttacaACATTAAAGCCTGAACTTGGAAAGATAATGTATAATGACTTCAAACAG ATATCAGTAGCTGATCTTCCTGGTTTGATAGAAGGAGCACATATGAACAAAGGAATGGGCCACAAATTCCTCAAGCATATAGAAAGAACTAGACAACTACTTTTTGTT gttgataTTTTTGGATTTCAACTTTCTTCCCAAACTCAGTATAGAAGTGCCTTTGAAACCATAATACTACTTATAAAA GAGTTGGAGTTGTACAAAGAGGAACTTCAGAGAAAACCTGCACTCCTGGCAGTTAATAAAATGGACTTGCCAGGTGCTCAAGATAAATTCCATATACTGATGCATCAACTCCAGAATCCTAAAG attttctgcatttatttgaaaaaaacatgATTCCAAAGAGGACCATGGAGTTCCAACATATCATCCCCATTTCTGCAACTACAGGAGAAGGAATAGATGAATTAAAGAACTATATAAGAAAATCTCTGGATGAACATGCTAATCAAGAAGATGATGCATGTCATAAGAAACAGTTGCTTAATTTACAGATTTCTAATACAGTATCTTATAGTGAGCCACCACCAGAGAGTCCTGTTACTAGCCCCAGatag
- the GTPBP10 gene encoding GTP-binding protein 10 isoform X2: MGYPRLGGEGGKGGDVWVVAHKRMTLKQLKDKYPQKRFVAGEGANSRVSALKGSKGKDCEIPVPVGISVTDENGKVIGELNKEKDRILVAEGGLGGKLLTNFLPLKGQKRVIRLDLKLIADIGLVGFPNAGKSSLLSQISHAKPAIADYAFTTLKPELGKIMYNDFKQISVADLPGLIEGAHMNKGMGHKFLKHIERTRQLLFVVDIFGFQLSSQTQYRSAFETIILLIKELELYKEELQRKPALLAVNKMDLPGAQDKFHILMHQLQNPKDFLHLFEKNMIPKRTMEFQHIIPISATTGEGIDELKNYIRKSLDEHANQEDDACHKKQLLNLQISNTVSYSEPPPESPVTSPR; this comes from the exons ATGGGTTACCCTCGTTTAGGCGGAGAAGGTGGAAAAGGTGGTGACGTCTGGGTTGTAGCCCATAAGAGAATGACTTTAAAACAACTTAAAGACAAATATCCTCAGAAACGGTTTGTGGCTGGAGAAGGAGCAAATAGTCG agtTAGTGCACTGAAAGGATCCAAAGGAAAAGACTGTGAAATTCCTGTACCTGTGGGTATTTCAGTAACTGATGAAAATGGTAAAGTTATAG GAGAACTcaataaagagaaagacagaatttTGGTAGCTGAAGGAGGTCTTGGTGGTAAATTACTCACAAATTTCTTACCACTGAAAGGCCAGAAACGAGTCATTCGCCTTGATCTAAAACTTATAGCTGATATAGGCCTAGTGGG attccCAAATGCTGGAAAATCCTCTTTGCTAAGTCAGATTTCTCATGCAAAACCTGCAATTGCAGATTATGCAT ttacaACATTAAAGCCTGAACTTGGAAAGATAATGTATAATGACTTCAAACAG ATATCAGTAGCTGATCTTCCTGGTTTGATAGAAGGAGCACATATGAACAAAGGAATGGGCCACAAATTCCTCAAGCATATAGAAAGAACTAGACAACTACTTTTTGTT gttgataTTTTTGGATTTCAACTTTCTTCCCAAACTCAGTATAGAAGTGCCTTTGAAACCATAATACTACTTATAAAA GAGTTGGAGTTGTACAAAGAGGAACTTCAGAGAAAACCTGCACTCCTGGCAGTTAATAAAATGGACTTGCCAGGTGCTCAAGATAAATTCCATATACTGATGCATCAACTCCAGAATCCTAAAG attttctgcatttatttgaaaaaaacatgATTCCAAAGAGGACCATGGAGTTCCAACATATCATCCCCATTTCTGCAACTACAGGAGAAGGAATAGATGAATTAAAGAACTATATAAGAAAATCTCTGGATGAACATGCTAATCAAGAAGATGATGCATGTCATAAGAAACAGTTGCTTAATTTACAGATTTCTAATACAGTATCTTATAGTGAGCCACCACCAGAGAGTCCTGTTACTAGCCCCAGatag